A part of Halobacillus shinanisalinarum genomic DNA contains:
- a CDS encoding amino acid ABC transporter permease, with translation MLGIEINDINLEKLFVPERAWENLPFVLEGVPYTLLVAFLGMLLGLVIGFFLAIARGASKRLFRWPARLYITLMRGTPILVYLFVLYFGLPVVGITLSAPIAAIIGFGTNSAAYIAEINRSSLNSVDHGQWESARALGFSYWKTMRRIIMPQATRIAIPPLANVFLDILKATSLAAMISVPEILNKAQIVAGRTTDSLTMYILAAMVYLALTLVFSIFQDYLERRYNKYL, from the coding sequence GCGTGCGTGGGAAAACTTACCGTTTGTATTAGAAGGTGTTCCCTATACCTTATTGGTAGCGTTCCTCGGCATGCTCCTTGGCTTGGTTATCGGTTTTTTCTTAGCTATAGCAAGGGGGGCGAGCAAACGCTTATTTAGATGGCCTGCCCGTCTATATATTACCTTGATGAGGGGAACACCCATTCTTGTTTATTTATTTGTACTTTACTTTGGCCTGCCCGTTGTAGGAATTACCCTTTCTGCTCCTATAGCTGCTATTATAGGGTTTGGGACGAATAGCGCGGCTTATATCGCCGAAATAAATCGTTCCTCACTAAACAGCGTCGATCATGGGCAATGGGAATCAGCGCGAGCCTTAGGTTTTTCTTATTGGAAAACGATGCGACGTATTATCATGCCACAGGCAACAAGAATTGCTATCCCGCCGTTGGCGAATGTTTTTCTTGATATATTAAAAGCCACTTCTTTAGCAGCGATGATTTCTGTTCCAGAGATTTTAAATAAAGCCCAAATCGTTGCAGGGAGAACGACTGACTCGTTGACAATGTATATATTGGCAGCGATGGTGTACTTGGCATTAACGCTGGTTTTCTCAATCTTCCAGGATTATTTAGAACGTAGGTATAACAAATATTTATAG
- a CDS encoding metal ABC transporter ATP-binding protein translates to MGAEKIVEVDHVSFKYDKEWVVRDIDLSIDKGQFLGLVGPNGSGKSTLIKLMLGLVRPDEGDIRLFGRKLRHFDKWQEVGFVSQKANSFNLGFPATVLEVVKTGLVSRIGVFRFFNRKHKEKAIEALRVVEMEEYAYASIGELSGGQQQRVFIARALVSDPSLLILDEPTVGVDAKHVTDFYDLLAKLNREQGISLLMVTHDIGTITEHATHVVCMNKTIHFHGASEEYKEFDDEDLNRLYGHSVQQLKHNHQHEENQL, encoded by the coding sequence ATGGGTGCAGAAAAAATTGTAGAGGTAGACCATGTCTCCTTTAAATATGATAAAGAATGGGTTGTACGGGACATTGATTTATCTATTGATAAAGGGCAATTCCTGGGACTTGTCGGCCCAAATGGATCAGGAAAATCTACATTAATTAAATTAATGCTTGGCTTAGTTAGACCGGATGAAGGTGATATTCGGCTATTTGGGCGCAAGTTGCGTCATTTTGATAAATGGCAGGAAGTAGGGTTTGTTTCTCAGAAGGCAAATAGCTTTAATTTGGGGTTTCCTGCCACGGTTTTAGAAGTAGTAAAGACTGGACTTGTTTCTAGAATCGGTGTTTTCCGCTTCTTTAATCGTAAACATAAGGAAAAGGCAATTGAAGCGTTGCGGGTGGTTGAGATGGAAGAGTATGCCTATGCAAGCATTGGTGAACTGTCAGGCGGTCAACAGCAGCGTGTATTTATTGCCAGAGCACTTGTCAGTGATCCTTCGTTGCTGATTTTAGACGAGCCTACAGTAGGGGTTGATGCAAAGCATGTTACAGACTTTTACGACTTGTTAGCTAAGTTAAACAGAGAGCAAGGCATTTCCCTATTGATGGTGACACATGATATTGGCACGATAACCGAACACGCTACACACGTTGTGTGCATGAACAAAACGATACACTTCCACGGAGCATCTGAGGAATACAAGGAATTTGATGATGAGGATTTGAACCGTTTATATGGACATTCTGTGCAGCAGCTCAAACATAACCATCAACACGAGGAGAACCAGTTATGA
- a CDS encoding metal ABC transporter permease, producing MIESFLQYEFLQNAAITGILIGIVAPLLGVFIVVRRLSLIADALSHITLTGIAASLLLEKKVSTIHDLNPVYMGMVFSVGGAILIEKLRKVYKHYEELAIPIILSGGIGLGVLLISLADGFNTDLFSYLFGSVTAVSRTNMWTVLIITIVVLTIVILFYKELFVLSFDEEHASISGVNGKWIHLLFIVMVALVIASAMQVVGILLVSALMTLPVAAALRIATSFKQTIGLSIAFGELSVILGLYSSYHLSVPPGGTIVLTAIIILMMSILYKKVRNQLYTKGETI from the coding sequence ATGATTGAAAGTTTTTTACAATATGAATTTCTACAAAATGCTGCAATTACGGGGATACTCATCGGAATTGTAGCGCCATTATTAGGTGTCTTTATCGTGGTTCGACGTCTCTCGCTTATTGCTGACGCTCTCTCCCACATTACATTAACAGGAATTGCAGCCAGTCTTCTACTCGAGAAAAAAGTATCGACTATTCATGATCTTAATCCTGTTTATATGGGGATGGTGTTTTCGGTCGGTGGCGCCATTTTAATTGAGAAGCTGCGCAAAGTGTATAAGCACTATGAAGAATTAGCGATTCCAATTATTTTATCTGGTGGAATTGGTTTAGGTGTACTATTAATTTCGTTAGCGGACGGCTTCAATACGGACTTATTTAGTTATTTATTTGGTAGTGTGACTGCTGTGAGCCGTACAAACATGTGGACTGTTTTAATTATTACCATTGTCGTTCTAACAATTGTTATACTTTTTTATAAGGAATTGTTTGTACTTTCTTTTGATGAAGAACATGCCTCTATTTCGGGAGTGAATGGCAAGTGGATTCATCTTTTATTTATTGTTATGGTAGCGCTCGTCATCGCATCAGCCATGCAGGTCGTAGGAATTTTACTTGTGTCTGCATTAATGACATTGCCAGTAGCTGCTGCCCTAAGAATTGCAACAAGTTTTAAACAAACCATTGGCTTATCGATCGCTTTTGGGGAACTATCGGTTATTCTTGGATTGTACTCTTCTTATCATTTAAGTGTACCACCAGGAGGGACGATTGTGTTGACTGCGATTATCATATTAATGATGTCGATCCTTTATAAAAAGGTTAGAAATCAACTCTATACAAAGGGTGAAACGATATGA
- a CDS encoding Fur family transcriptional regulator has product MNVETALQRLKEKGYKRTRQRERIVEIFVNQDQYIAAKTILKEIQEDFPSVSYDTIYRNLYLLTDEEILEATELSGEKHFRLGCDTHGHHHHFICTDCGKTKSIEFCPMETINEHLNGYDIENHKFEIYGKCPQCN; this is encoded by the coding sequence ATGAACGTTGAAACAGCTTTACAACGTCTAAAGGAAAAAGGATATAAACGAACACGTCAAAGGGAGCGTATTGTTGAAATCTTTGTAAATCAGGATCAATATATCGCTGCCAAAACAATTTTAAAAGAAATTCAAGAAGACTTCCCAAGTGTGAGCTATGATACGATTTATCGTAATCTTTATTTATTAACTGATGAGGAAATCCTTGAGGCTACAGAGCTCAGTGGGGAGAAACACTTTCGTTTAGGTTGTGATACTCATGGTCATCACCACCACTTTATTTGTACTGATTGCGGCAAGACGAAATCGATTGAGTTCTGCCCGATGGAGACCATTAATGAACATCTTAACGGTTATGATATAGAAAATCATAAATTTGAGATTTATGGAAAATGCCCGCAATGCAACTAA
- a CDS encoding metal ABC transporter solute-binding protein, Zn/Mn family encodes MRKYIGLVFILIFVLAGCGNGTSKEDSAGEQLKINTTVYPLQYFTKQIAGDAAQVTSILPPGTDPHTYEPTTKEMIKIAEADAFIYSGAGLESYAETIAESVKPEGVRVLEASMGVNLKEHVHAHEREENSHKEGKENHSHKQEKDSGEETHLHEEEHDHEGQDPHIWLDPIRSIEMAENIKDMLVELQPESEDLFNENFNQLEDKLVTLDQQFHNQLENTPKNKIIVSHAAYGYWEEAYGIEQVAVSGLSPTSEPSQKELEKIIQTAEELQLNYVLFEQNVTPKVSEVVQNEIGAEPLRIHNLSVLTDEDISNDEDYFSLMKQNLDVLIKSLSN; translated from the coding sequence ATGAGGAAATATATAGGACTTGTCTTTATACTTATATTCGTTTTGGCTGGGTGTGGAAATGGAACTTCTAAAGAAGATTCAGCAGGCGAGCAGCTGAAAATCAATACGACTGTTTATCCATTACAGTACTTTACGAAACAAATTGCGGGGGATGCAGCACAAGTGACCTCGATTTTACCACCAGGTACTGACCCCCATACCTATGAGCCAACAACAAAGGAAATGATAAAAATAGCTGAAGCAGACGCGTTTATTTACAGTGGTGCAGGACTTGAGTCTTATGCTGAAACAATAGCGGAGTCTGTTAAGCCTGAAGGTGTGCGTGTTTTAGAGGCCTCAATGGGAGTAAATCTTAAAGAACATGTCCATGCTCATGAGAGGGAGGAAAACTCTCATAAAGAAGGCAAAGAAAATCATTCCCATAAACAAGAGAAGGATTCTGGGGAAGAGACTCATTTACATGAAGAAGAGCATGACCATGAAGGCCAGGATCCGCATATATGGCTTGATCCGATTCGTTCTATTGAAATGGCTGAGAACATAAAGGACATGCTTGTCGAATTACAGCCAGAATCAGAAGATCTGTTCAACGAGAATTTCAACCAACTTGAAGATAAGCTAGTTACACTTGACCAACAATTTCATAATCAACTGGAAAACACTCCTAAGAATAAAATTATAGTTTCGCATGCTGCTTATGGATATTGGGAAGAGGCGTATGGAATAGAACAAGTTGCTGTTTCAGGTTTAAGTCCTACAAGTGAACCTTCACAGAAAGAACTTGAAAAGATTATCCAAACTGCTGAGGAGCTTCAGTTGAATTATGTGTTATTTGAACAAAATGTCACACCAAAAGTTTCTGAAGTCGTACAAAATGAAATTGGTGCTGAGCCATTAAGAATTCACAATCTTTCTGTATTAACAGACGAGGATATTTCAAATGATGAAGATTATTTTAGTTTGATGAAGCAGAATTTAGATGTGCTTATTAAATCCTTATCTAATTAA
- a CDS encoding calcium/sodium antiporter: MAYFLLVVGFALLIKGADLFVDGSANIARLLHVPTILIGLTIVSFGTSSPEATVSIIAALQGSADVSLGNAVGSNIFNITLVVGVAAFLYPLKVEGETVKKEVPFTLLASVVLLILMGDVALQGLGGNLLTRSDGLIFLLFLTIFMYYVIEVGLRSRKDSAREPIPEHITWGKNIAYSLIGLAAIVLGGQLVVDNGTQIAYSLGMSETLVGLTIVAIGTSLPELVTSISAALKKESEIALGNVVGSNIFNILFVLGTSAVISPLAVNGAVFADVMIMILLTVLLLIFSKTSYRIGKTEGLVLAVGYIVYLVYIILRN, encoded by the coding sequence ATGGCTTATTTTTTACTGGTTGTTGGTTTTGCTTTATTAATCAAAGGAGCCGATCTATTTGTTGACGGGTCCGCTAATATTGCCAGGCTGCTTCATGTTCCTACGATTCTAATTGGTTTAACGATTGTCTCTTTTGGAACAAGCTCCCCTGAGGCAACAGTAAGTATCATTGCTGCTCTCCAAGGAAGCGCTGATGTTTCATTGGGGAATGCAGTTGGAAGCAATATCTTTAATATTACTCTTGTCGTAGGGGTTGCAGCTTTCTTATATCCTTTAAAGGTAGAAGGTGAAACGGTTAAAAAAGAAGTCCCATTCACTTTGTTGGCAAGTGTTGTATTATTGATCCTAATGGGAGATGTGGCATTGCAGGGATTAGGGGGTAACCTGTTAACTCGTAGTGATGGCTTGATCTTTTTGTTGTTTTTAACGATCTTTATGTATTATGTGATCGAGGTTGGACTGAGAAGCCGGAAAGATTCAGCTCGGGAACCCATTCCCGAACATATAACGTGGGGGAAAAACATAGCTTACTCTTTGATAGGTTTAGCTGCGATTGTTCTTGGTGGTCAACTGGTTGTGGATAATGGTACACAAATTGCCTACTCACTTGGAATGAGTGAAACGTTGGTCGGTTTAACGATTGTTGCGATAGGGACATCTCTTCCTGAGCTTGTTACCTCCATTTCTGCCGCACTTAAAAAAGAAAGCGAAATTGCACTTGGGAATGTGGTAGGCAGTAATATTTTTAACATATTATTTGTACTTGGTACTTCGGCAGTAATTTCACCTTTAGCTGTTAATGGGGCAGTGTTTGCTGATGTAATGATCATGATTTTATTGACTGTATTATTATTAATCTTCTCAAAAACCAGCTATAGAATCGGCAAAACAGAAGGGTTGGTTTTAGCGGTTGGATATATCGTTTATCTAGTTTATATTATTTTGCGAAATTAA
- a CDS encoding MFS transporter gives MVSTKTRFWILIGLVTISGFSQGMLLPLLAVILEQNGVPSSINGLHATGLYIGILLSSPFMERPLQKMGYKPIILIGGALVFVSLALFPFWQALWFWFALRMLIGIGDQILHFGTQTWITATAANESRGRSIAYYGLFFSLGFTLGPLMTNLLSVSIYVPFLLASLLSLVVWSTMWLVRNEMPENDGAAVYSTSSIRRFRQALKLGWVAFLPPLAYGFLEATLHGIFPVYGMRIGHDVNVLSFIIPSFAAASLFSQIPLGALSDRIGRKKVILSVVAGGMLVFLFAAFFESSTAWLFATFALGGLCVGSLFSLGISFMTDLLPRELLPAGNIMCGMSFSLGSIAGPFLSGIFIDLFPNLSFFYIIVALLVVVFISTLLKQEPQVQGANI, from the coding sequence GTGGTTTCGACAAAAACGAGGTTTTGGATTCTAATTGGGCTCGTAACGATTTCCGGGTTTTCTCAAGGGATGCTGCTTCCATTGTTGGCCGTTATCCTTGAACAAAATGGAGTACCATCTTCTATAAATGGACTTCATGCTACAGGACTATACATAGGAATTTTACTATCATCGCCATTTATGGAGAGGCCGCTCCAAAAAATGGGTTATAAGCCAATCATTTTAATTGGCGGAGCTCTCGTTTTTGTTTCACTTGCGTTGTTTCCTTTTTGGCAAGCTTTATGGTTTTGGTTTGCTTTACGTATGCTTATCGGCATTGGCGACCAAATTCTTCACTTTGGAACCCAAACATGGATTACAGCAACTGCTGCTAATGAATCCCGCGGAAGAAGCATCGCATACTATGGTTTATTTTTTAGTCTAGGTTTCACGTTGGGCCCTTTAATGACGAACTTACTCTCTGTCAGTATATATGTACCTTTCCTTCTGGCTTCATTATTAAGCTTAGTTGTCTGGAGCACCATGTGGTTAGTACGTAATGAAATGCCTGAAAACGACGGTGCCGCTGTGTACAGTACGAGTTCTATAAGACGATTCAGACAAGCATTGAAGTTAGGTTGGGTTGCCTTTCTCCCCCCGCTTGCCTACGGTTTCCTTGAAGCTACACTTCACGGGATTTTCCCTGTATATGGGATGAGAATTGGACACGATGTGAATGTACTGTCATTTATTATTCCATCCTTTGCCGCAGCAAGTTTATTTTCACAAATACCGCTCGGAGCACTAAGTGATAGAATTGGCAGAAAAAAAGTCATTCTTTCTGTCGTTGCAGGGGGCATGCTCGTCTTTTTATTTGCGGCTTTTTTCGAAAGCTCTACTGCCTGGTTATTTGCGACCTTTGCCCTGGGAGGATTATGTGTAGGTTCGCTATTTTCATTGGGAATCTCGTTCATGACTGACCTGCTTCCACGAGAGTTGCTTCCAGCTGGGAATATCATGTGCGGCATGTCGTTCAGTCTGGGAAGTATAGCCGGCCCATTCTTATCTGGGATTTTTATAGATCTCTTCCCTAACCTCTCATTTTTCTATATTATTGTAGCCTTGCTCGTGGTAGTGTTTATTTCAACCTTGTTGAAGCAGGAACCTCAAGTACAGGGTGCGAATATATAA
- a CDS encoding OsmC family protein, translating to MEFYIKGEGIRTSFDYGQLDISGDEEYGFRPYQLMTASIAGCSLSVYRKILDKQRINYEDIIVRTDVERKAEEANRIVKIKLHFVVKGYHLNQDKLLKNLDISSNNCSMVQSVKDSIEIEETLECIQLSR from the coding sequence ATGGAATTTTATATTAAAGGAGAAGGAATTCGTACGTCTTTTGATTACGGGCAGTTAGACATATCTGGAGATGAAGAGTACGGTTTTCGTCCATATCAATTAATGACAGCATCAATCGCCGGCTGCAGTTTAAGTGTTTACAGGAAAATCCTTGATAAGCAGAGGATCAACTACGAAGATATTATTGTACGAACAGATGTGGAACGAAAAGCGGAAGAAGCAAATCGCATTGTAAAGATTAAATTGCACTTTGTTGTCAAGGGTTACCATTTAAATCAAGATAAGCTGCTGAAAAACCTAGATATATCCAGTAATAATTGTTCTATGGTTCAATCCGTTAAAGACAGTATAGAAATCGAAGAAACGCTTGAGTGTATTCAACTCAGTAGGTGA